A single window of Methanothermobacter marburgensis str. Marburg DNA harbors:
- a CDS encoding tetratricopeptide repeat protein, whose product MPILSFSSRDIDLVTGKRTMTIRRKWKRPLRAGDRLHCYWNLVSKDREKVFEAVVTDVETVRFGELRKNDELAREDGFRDARELEEEFKRMYQGDVDDETEFQVIRFRKLPVEEWEGKKIDEKAMITRRADILFDSGKFNKSRLCYTAALRIDPDDVYVLNRLADNLTRLGRFDEALENYRRAIRIDPENPYIWNNMAITLLNAGEVDEALEASSRALKIRPHDPALLYWRGVMLEVAEKPVEALEFYEKAIERDPRNAELWTARGNLLSELGRMEDALESYNNALELALEDEQDPHLWNRKGNALLELERFEEAAECYRRAIEMDPENDVYWTNLGVALLELERFEEALDSFSRAFQLNPENEDAEILMEECLENL is encoded by the coding sequence TTGCCCATACTATCATTCAGCAGCAGGGACATTGACCTTGTAACCGGAAAAAGGACCATGACAATACGCCGGAAATGGAAGAGACCCCTCAGGGCGGGTGATCGCCTTCACTGTTACTGGAACCTTGTCTCCAAGGACCGAGAGAAGGTATTCGAGGCAGTGGTCACAGACGTTGAAACCGTCAGGTTCGGTGAGCTCAGGAAAAACGATGAACTGGCAAGGGAGGATGGTTTCAGGGACGCCAGGGAACTGGAGGAAGAATTCAAAAGGATGTATCAGGGTGACGTGGATGATGAAACCGAATTCCAGGTTATAAGGTTCAGGAAACTGCCAGTGGAGGAATGGGAGGGCAAAAAGATCGATGAAAAGGCCATGATAACCCGGAGGGCTGACATACTCTTTGATTCAGGAAAATTCAATAAATCCCGCCTTTGTTATACTGCAGCCCTCCGCATTGACCCTGACGATGTTTACGTGCTCAACAGACTGGCAGACAATCTCACAAGGCTTGGGAGATTCGATGAAGCCCTTGAAAACTACAGGAGAGCCATAAGAATAGATCCCGAAAATCCATATATATGGAACAACATGGCCATAACCCTCCTGAATGCGGGTGAAGTGGATGAGGCGCTTGAGGCCAGTTCAAGGGCCCTGAAGATAAGGCCCCATGACCCTGCCCTGCTTTACTGGAGGGGTGTTATGCTCGAGGTGGCTGAAAAACCGGTTGAAGCCCTTGAATTCTATGAGAAGGCAATTGAAAGGGACCCCCGGAATGCTGAATTATGGACAGCAAGGGGAAACCTGCTCTCAGAACTTGGAAGGATGGAGGATGCCCTTGAATCCTACAACAATGCCCTTGAACTGGCCCTTGAAGATGAACAGGACCCCCATCTCTGGAACCGTAAGGGCAACGCCCTTCTTGAGCTTGAAAGATTTGAAGAGGCCGCTGAATGCTACAGAAGGGCCATTGAAATGGATCCAGAGAATGATGTCTACTGGACCAACCTGGGTGTTGCGCTGCTGGAACTTGAAAGATTTGAGGAGGCCCTGGATTCATTCAGCAGGGCCTTCCAGTTAAACCCTGAAAATGAGGATGCAGAGATACTCATGGAGGAGTGCCTTGAAAACCTCTAG
- the glmU gene encoding bifunctional sugar-1-phosphate nucleotidylyltransferase/acetyltransferase, which produces MEAVVLTAGEGTRMRPLTLTRPKTMLPVAGKPMVEYSVDALRDNGVSEIIMITGYREEVVRSHFRDGSEFGVDISYVKQDERLGTAHAIGQAAGMVSDEFIVLNGDIITDPQLVGDLISAYGDMKPETLMVLREVPDPSSFGAVRLEGDRVREIIEKPSPDVDAGNLINTGIYVFSPAVFDYIEQTPLSRRGEYEITDTIMMQVRDDLPVRAIVSEREWIDVGRPWELLDASEKLMKGLERSIHGEVEDGVTIHGPVVVGDGSIIRSGTYIQGPVYIGKDCDIGPNCYLRAHTCIGNNVSIGNAVEIKNSIIMDGTNVNHLSYVGDSVIGADCNIAAGTNIANLRFDDGPVRMRVKEESVDTGRRKLGAVFGDGVKTGINSSFNPGVKVGKGSRIGAGCVIYEDVPSDKLVILKQEYIIRD; this is translated from the coding sequence ATGGAGGCTGTCGTCCTGACTGCTGGTGAGGGTACAAGAATGCGGCCGCTCACACTTACAAGGCCCAAGACCATGCTGCCGGTTGCAGGCAAACCAATGGTGGAGTACAGTGTGGATGCCCTCAGAGATAACGGTGTCAGTGAGATAATCATGATAACCGGTTACCGTGAGGAGGTGGTGAGGTCCCACTTCCGGGACGGATCCGAATTTGGGGTTGACATAAGCTACGTGAAACAGGATGAACGCCTTGGAACAGCCCATGCAATAGGCCAGGCCGCAGGTATGGTGAGTGACGAGTTCATAGTCCTGAACGGTGACATAATAACCGACCCGCAGCTTGTGGGTGATCTGATATCCGCCTACGGTGATATGAAACCCGAAACCCTGATGGTTCTCCGTGAGGTTCCCGACCCCAGTTCCTTTGGGGCTGTCAGGCTTGAGGGTGACCGTGTACGGGAGATAATCGAAAAACCGTCCCCTGATGTCGATGCCGGGAACCTCATAAATACCGGTATATATGTGTTCAGTCCAGCTGTCTTTGATTACATAGAGCAGACCCCCCTATCCCGGAGGGGAGAGTACGAGATAACAGATACCATAATGATGCAGGTGAGGGATGACCTCCCAGTAAGGGCCATAGTATCAGAGAGGGAGTGGATAGATGTTGGAAGGCCATGGGAGCTCCTGGATGCCAGTGAAAAGCTCATGAAGGGCCTTGAGAGGTCCATCCATGGTGAAGTGGAGGATGGTGTGACCATCCACGGCCCGGTGGTGGTGGGTGATGGAAGCATTATAAGGTCAGGTACCTACATCCAGGGCCCTGTTTACATCGGTAAAGACTGTGACATTGGACCCAACTGTTACCTCCGTGCCCATACATGTATAGGTAATAATGTGAGCATCGGTAATGCTGTTGAGATCAAGAATTCCATCATAATGGATGGTACCAACGTTAACCACCTCAGCTATGTGGGTGACTCTGTCATAGGTGCAGACTGCAACATAGCAGCCGGTACCAATATAGCCAATCTACGTTTTGATGATGGGCCGGTACGTATGAGGGTCAAGGAGGAGTCTGTGGACACGGGCCGCAGGAAACTTGGAGCGGTTTTCGGGGATGGTGTGAAGACCGGTATAAACTCAAGCTTCAATCCCGGTGTCAAGGTTGGGAAGGGTTCCCGTATTGGTGCCGGCTGCGTCATATACGAGGATGTGCCCTCTGATAAACTTGTGATACTCAAACAGGAGTACATTATAAGGGACTGA
- the glmM gene encoding phosphoglucosamine mutase — protein sequence MKRLFGTFGVRRLANEVLTPEFASKLAAAYGSIVDGKIAVGGDTRTSTVMIKNAVISGLLSSGCDVVDLGILPTPAVQYAVRNYYDGGVIVTASHNPPEYNGIKFVDGDGIGIPDDMEEEIEDIFFQKKFKRASWNEIGHLTVNQGIIDEYQEEVIRRVDAEAIRKRNFRVVVDCGCGAGSYTMPYILRKLGCSVVTLNSQPDGFFPGRDPEPVPENLSELMETVRSTGADLGIAHDGDADRTICIDEKGEFVLGDRTFALVEKRMLQENGGGIIVTTVATSSAIYDVAEENNGEVIATAVGDLLVARKLKETGGLFGGEENGGLIFPDFVYGRDAALTAAKILEIMAHEGRPLSELVSELPSYYSEKKKVKCPDEIKGDVMKLVAEMVSTEPGVRDIDTTDGVKIFRDSGWVIIRPSGTEPIFRCFAESDTQKNATKMAEWGISLVEEAIEKLGKV from the coding sequence ATGAAGAGGCTCTTCGGTACATTTGGTGTTAGGAGACTTGCAAATGAGGTTTTAACCCCTGAATTCGCATCTAAACTTGCAGCAGCATATGGTTCCATTGTAGATGGAAAAATTGCTGTTGGAGGAGATACAAGGACATCCACTGTCATGATAAAAAATGCTGTTATATCCGGCCTTCTATCAAGTGGATGTGATGTTGTTGACCTTGGGATACTGCCGACACCAGCGGTCCAGTATGCGGTGAGGAATTACTATGATGGGGGTGTTATCGTAACCGCTTCCCACAACCCCCCAGAGTACAATGGGATAAAATTCGTTGACGGTGACGGTATAGGGATCCCTGATGATATGGAGGAGGAAATAGAGGATATATTCTTCCAGAAAAAATTTAAGAGGGCTTCATGGAATGAGATAGGCCATCTAACAGTCAATCAGGGCATAATAGATGAGTATCAGGAGGAGGTTATAAGGAGGGTCGATGCAGAGGCCATCAGAAAGAGAAACTTCAGGGTGGTGGTTGACTGTGGCTGCGGCGCTGGATCCTACACAATGCCATACATCCTCAGGAAACTGGGCTGCAGTGTTGTAACCCTTAATTCCCAGCCTGATGGGTTTTTCCCTGGTCGTGACCCTGAACCTGTCCCTGAGAACCTTTCTGAGCTCATGGAGACTGTCAGATCAACCGGGGCTGATCTGGGGATAGCCCATGATGGCGACGCCGATAGAACAATATGTATAGATGAGAAGGGCGAATTCGTCCTCGGTGATAGGACCTTTGCCCTTGTTGAGAAGAGGATGCTCCAGGAGAACGGCGGCGGAATAATAGTTACGACAGTCGCGACATCCTCAGCAATATACGACGTGGCAGAGGAGAACAACGGTGAGGTGATTGCAACCGCTGTGGGGGACCTCCTTGTGGCCAGAAAACTTAAAGAGACAGGGGGTCTGTTTGGGGGCGAGGAGAACGGTGGTCTGATATTCCCTGACTTTGTATATGGAAGGGACGCTGCCCTTACAGCCGCAAAAATCCTTGAGATAATGGCACATGAAGGAAGGCCCCTCTCTGAACTTGTGTCAGAGCTTCCATCATATTACTCCGAGAAAAAGAAGGTAAAATGTCCCGATGAAATCAAGGGGGATGTCATGAAACTGGTGGCTGAAATGGTGAGCACTGAACCTGGTGTGAGGGATATAGATACAACCGATGGCGTTAAAATCTTCAGGGACAGTGGTTGGGTTATAATAAGGCCTTCAGGTACAGAACCAATATTCAGATGCTTTGCAGAGTCAGACACCCAGAAAAATGCCACTAAAATGGCTGAATGGGGAATATCCCTGGTGGAAGAGGCCATTGAGAAACTCGGGAAGGTCTAG
- a CDS encoding gamma carbonic anhydrase family protein, whose amino-acid sequence MYYRVFEGARIIGDVEIGDGSSVWYNAVLRGDIEPIRIGYRSNIQDNCVVHASRGYPVKVGDYVSVGHAAVLHGCTIQDNVLVGMNSTILNGALVAENSIVGAGAVVTSGKGFLPRSLIMGVPARAVRELNDDEIESIRENAERYFHLAQEYKD is encoded by the coding sequence GTGTATTACCGTGTATTTGAAGGCGCCAGAATAATCGGGGACGTGGAGATAGGTGATGGCTCATCTGTGTGGTACAACGCTGTTTTGAGGGGTGACATAGAACCCATAAGGATAGGATACCGTTCCAATATTCAGGATAACTGTGTTGTCCATGCAAGCAGAGGATACCCTGTGAAGGTGGGGGATTACGTCTCTGTGGGTCACGCCGCGGTTCTCCATGGCTGCACCATACAGGATAATGTGCTGGTGGGCATGAATTCAACCATCCTCAACGGAGCCCTTGTGGCTGAAAATTCAATTGTCGGTGCAGGCGCGGTTGTTACCTCAGGTAAGGGTTTCCTGCCCCGAAGTCTCATCATGGGTGTTCCTGCAAGGGCCGTCAGGGAGCTCAATGATGATGAGATAGAGTCCATAAGGGAGAATGCAGAGAGGTACTTCCACCTTGCGCAGGAATATAAAGACTGA
- a CDS encoding anaerobic ribonucleoside-triphosphate reductase activating protein has product MKIGSMAVSTLEYPGKLSLVIFTAGCNFRCPYCHNPELIDGGVEADLSDILEDMEKYTDFVDAVVVSGGEPLLQVDDVEVVLQHARSLGLHTKLDTNGYSPGALRRLLPLLDYVAVDVKAPFHRYRELAGARCDGVRESLRLLAGSDVTVECRTTFVPGLMDGEDLKIIAESIDCDIYVIQQFRNRVVLDEELKDLEPPSPRMLRELALKIKKYFRKVKIRTEEFGEEEIQ; this is encoded by the coding sequence ATGAAAATAGGTTCAATGGCAGTTTCAACCCTCGAATATCCAGGTAAACTCTCCCTTGTGATATTCACAGCAGGGTGTAACTTCAGGTGCCCCTACTGCCATAACCCTGAACTCATAGATGGAGGGGTGGAGGCTGATCTCTCAGATATCCTGGAGGATATGGAGAAATACACAGACTTTGTTGATGCCGTCGTGGTGAGTGGTGGCGAGCCCCTCCTCCAGGTGGACGATGTTGAGGTAGTACTACAGCACGCACGTTCCCTGGGACTCCATACAAAGCTTGACACCAACGGTTACTCCCCTGGGGCCCTCAGGAGGTTGCTGCCCTTACTTGATTATGTTGCAGTGGATGTGAAGGCCCCCTTCCACCGTTACAGGGAACTTGCAGGTGCGAGATGTGATGGTGTGAGGGAGAGTCTCCGTCTTCTTGCAGGCTCAGATGTTACTGTTGAGTGCCGGACAACCTTTGTGCCTGGCCTCATGGACGGGGAGGACCTTAAGATTATCGCAGAGTCCATAGACTGTGACATCTACGTTATCCAGCAGTTCAGAAACAGGGTTGTCCTGGATGAAGAACTGAAGGACCTTGAGCCCCCATCACCACGCATGCTCAGGGAACTTGCCCTGAAGATTAAAAAATATTTCCGGAAGGTTAAGATACGTACCGAGGAGTTTGGAGAGGAAGAAATTCAGTAA
- the hisC gene encoding histidinol-phosphate transaminase, with protein sequence MVRVRPVIDKMEPYVPGRSIKEIAENYGLRESDIIKLGSNENPLGPSPAAVKAMERELESAHRYPESNLEDLHEAIADYAGVDGDQVIVGGDGADEIIDVLGRTFIDPGEAFVVPMPSYMYYEYTLQAHDSRPVHARWDVEENRLDLESVLDAIDDSTRLVFLCTPNNPTGGLIDKKDIKAVAESTDALVVVDEAYFEFAGVSNVDLLSDHENIFIMRTFSKVMGLAGMRIGYGLGSPEVIDYMHRVKPVFSLTRPSHAAALATLQDREYLERSAEYSIRSREYLYGELKNFESLRVFESYANYILLDVRGTGKTAAELAEELLRRGIIVRDCTSFSGLDEYWIRVSVGTLEEDKRFLEVLAEIIS encoded by the coding sequence ATGGTCAGAGTTCGTCCGGTAATTGATAAAATGGAGCCATATGTACCTGGAAGATCCATAAAGGAGATAGCAGAGAATTATGGCCTCAGAGAGAGTGATATAATCAAGCTGGGGTCCAATGAGAACCCCCTGGGTCCATCGCCAGCCGCGGTTAAGGCGATGGAGAGGGAACTCGAATCCGCCCACAGGTACCCTGAATCAAACCTTGAAGACCTCCATGAAGCCATAGCAGATTATGCCGGCGTAGATGGAGACCAGGTCATAGTGGGTGGTGACGGTGCAGATGAGATCATTGATGTACTGGGTAGAACATTCATTGACCCGGGAGAAGCCTTCGTTGTGCCGATGCCATCATACATGTACTATGAATACACCCTCCAGGCACATGATTCGAGACCCGTTCATGCGCGGTGGGATGTTGAGGAGAACCGCCTTGACCTTGAATCGGTCCTTGATGCGATTGATGACTCAACACGTCTGGTCTTTCTATGCACACCCAACAACCCCACAGGCGGTCTTATAGATAAGAAGGATATAAAGGCTGTTGCAGAGTCCACAGACGCCCTTGTGGTTGTTGACGAAGCCTACTTTGAATTTGCAGGTGTCAGCAACGTGGACCTCTTATCTGACCATGAGAACATCTTTATAATGAGGACCTTCTCGAAGGTCATGGGTCTTGCAGGCATGAGGATAGGTTACGGCCTCGGAAGCCCCGAGGTTATAGATTACATGCACCGGGTTAAACCGGTATTCAGCCTCACAAGGCCATCCCATGCAGCGGCCCTTGCAACCCTTCAGGACAGGGAATACCTGGAAAGATCTGCAGAGTACTCCATAAGGAGCAGGGAATACCTGTATGGGGAACTTAAAAATTTTGAAAGCCTCAGGGTATTTGAATCATATGCAAACTACATCCTCCTTGATGTGAGGGGTACGGGTAAAACCGCCGCTGAACTTGCAGAGGAGCTTCTAAGGAGGGGGATCATCGTGAGGGACTGTACCTCATTTTCAGGTCTCGATGAGTACTGGATAAGGGTGAGTGTTGGAACCCTTGAGGAGGATAAAAGGTTCCTTGAGGTTCTCGCTGAGATCATTTCGTGA